In Paramormyrops kingsleyae isolate MSU_618 chromosome 5, PKINGS_0.4, whole genome shotgun sequence, one DNA window encodes the following:
- the LOC111851379 gene encoding uncharacterized protein, with protein sequence MMTWLLLALLCSIQIPLAPGVMAQDEEQSNYQHDSADENVEYAYGADEDDEVGDSKAKRITEDDIESDDQDDHLEYNHGESDDHDDNYDEDSSDEEYAANDDSSDNDPDDSDEPDSKENDDDDNDHHSDNIDNNDEPDDRADNNDLDDSYESDDTEDNDDDENEDHTDNLEDSDEPDDRVDDDDNLDDSYESDDREDNDDDEDEDHTDNLDDSDEPDDREEDDDDHTDNNLDIGDETNVRGDNDDNDKDDDVDHSDNNLDDSDELDDREDNDDNDDDHDLDDGYEPDDREDNNDDDDDDDHSDNLGDSDEPDDRENNDDDDYHSDNDLEEHEKDGNDDGTDNITDEHQNTDGRDDSSNEEGDATSDRDDSTNRDDHEQHQEALHSDDQDNGEDNGVHGHYQEGSICSYCSLCKHCDVCNKCPCEDGDDSEHCKHCQSCYFCQACPLICETICEPGGYIDELSRSLYQTIAKA encoded by the exons ATGATGACTTGGCTTTTGCTTGCACTTCTGTGTTCCATCCAAATACCACTGGCTCCAGGTGTCATGGCACAAGACGAAGAACAAAGCAATTACCAGCATGACAGTGCAGATGAAAATGTGGAATATGCATATGGTGCCGATGAGGATGATGAGGTGGGTGACAGCAAAGCAAAAAGAATCACTGAGGATGACATTGAGAGTGATGATCAAGATGATCATCTTGAATATAATCATGGTGAGAGTGATGATCATGATGATAATTATGATGAAGATAGCAGTGATGAGGAATACGCTGCAAATGATGATAGCAGTGATAACGATCCGGATGACAGTGATGAACCTGACAGTAAAgagaatgatgatgatgataatgatcaTCACAGTGATAATATAGATAACAATGATGAACCTGATGACAGAGCGGATAATAATGATCTAGATGACAGTTATGAATCTGATGACACAGaggataatgatgatgatgaaaatgaGGATCACACTGATAATCTGGAAGACAGTGATGAACCTGATGACAGAgtggatgatgatgataatcTAGATGACAGTTATGAATCTGATGACAGAGaggataatgatgatgatgaagatgaggatCACACTGATAATCTGGATGACAGTGATGAACCTGATGACAGagaggaggatgatgatgacCACACTGATAACAATCTGGATATTGGAGATGAAACTAATGTCAGAGGGGACAATGATGACAACGATAAAGATGATGATGTTGATCACAGTGATAACAATCTGGATGACAGTGATGAACTTGATGACAGAGAggataatgatgataatgatgatgatcatGATCTAGATGACGGTTATGAACCTGATGACAGAGAGGATAAtaatgacgatgatgatgatgatgatcacaGTGATAATCTGGGTGACAGTGATGAACCTGATGACAGAGAGAATAATGACGATGATGATTATCACAGTGATAATGATCTAGAAGAGCATGAGAAAGATGGAAATGATGATGGGACTGATAACATCACAGATGAACATCAAAATACAGATGGCCGTGATGACAGCAGTAATGAAGAAGGTGATGCCACCAGTGATAGAGATGATTCTACTAACAGAGATGACCATGAACAGCACCAAGAAG CTCTCCATAGTGACGATCAAGACAATGGAGAGGACAATGGTGTGCATGGACACTATCAGGAGGGATCTATTTGTAGCTACTGTTCGCTCTGTAAG CACTGTGATGTCTGTAATAAATGCCCATGTGAAGATGGAGACGACTCAGAGCACTGCAAACACTGCCAG TCATGTTACTTCTGCCAAGCTTGTCCTTTAATATGTGAGACAATTTGTGAACCCG GGGGCTACATTGATGAATTGTCTAGATCGCTCTACCA GACAATAGCTAAAGCTTAG
- the nosip gene encoding nitric oxide synthase-interacting protein, translating to MTRHGKNCTAGAVYTYHEKKKDTAASGYGTQSVRLGKDAIKDFDCCCLSLQPCRNPVVTPDGYMYEKEAILEYILHQKTEIAKKMKAYEKQKKAQKNENLLESQSEERERAEKFKTRENSIVSKPINPFTGGQSKDSGVQSGPSGSTNGPSNSAASDGSSTKSALPSFWIPSLTPEAKPTMLKKPVKTVLCPMSGRPLKMNELIPVKFTPMDPSLDRVALLTRQDRYVCAVTKDMLGNSVPCAVLRPSGVVVTMECVERLIRKDMVDPINGEKLKEKDIIPLQRGGTGFSGSGIDLTAKESRPVMQV from the exons ATGACCCGACATGGGAAAAACTGCACGGCAGGCGCTGTGTACACCTACCATGAAAAGAAAAAGGATACGG CCGCATCTGGCTATGGTACACAGAGCGTTCGCCTGGGCAAGGACGCCATCAAGGATTTCGATTGCTGCTGCCTATCCCTTCAGCCGTGCAGAAATCCCGTCGTAAC CCCCGATGGCTATATGTATGAAAAAGAAGCCATCCTGGAATATATTCTACACCAAAAGACTGAAATTGCCAAAAAAATGAAG GCCTACGAAAAACAGAAGAAGGCACAGAAGAATGAAAATCTGCTGGAGTCACAGTCAGAGGAGAGGGAAAGAGCAGAGAAGTTCAAGACGAGAGAGAACAGCATCGTTTCCAAACCTATAAATCCTTTTACTGGAG gGCAGTCCAAGGATTCGGGAGTTCAGAGTGGACCGAGTGGCTCTACAAATGGGCCCAGTAACAGTGCTGCCTCTGATGGATCCAGCACAAAATCTGCATTGCCAAGTTTCTGGATCCCCAGTCTGACACCAGAAGCAAAGCCAACCATGCTTAAAAAGCCT GTCAAGACAGTGCTGTGCCCCATGTCTGGTCGGCCTCTCAAGATGAATGAACTGATTCCTGTGAAATTCACGCCTATGGACCCTTCTCTCGACAGAGTGGCCCTTCTTACTCGGCAG GACCGGTATGTATGTGCTGTAACCAAAGACATGCTTGGAAACTCTGTACCATGTGCGGTGCTGAGGCCTTC TGGGGTGGTGGTAACAATGGAATGTGTGGAGCGACTGATAAGAAAGGATATGGTGGATCCAATAAATGGTGAAAAGCTTAAGGAGAAGGACATCATACCTCTGCAGAGG gGTGGGACTGGCTTTTCTGGGTCTGGAATTGACCTTACTGCCAAAGAGTCACGCCCTGTGATGCAAGTGTGA